DNA from Nitrospiria bacterium:
TTGAAAAAAAAAGTTTTTTGGGTCCTGTGGTTTGACAAAGCCCCTCCTTAAAGTTATATTATTTTTGGGCTCATCGTGGAAGTGAGTGGGTAAATTTTGTCATTACCCGCCTGTCCGGCGGGCACTTGCAGGCAGGGGAAAGCGGAAATCCAGGCCCTTCCCGTCATTCCCGCGAAAGCGGGAATGACGAACTGGATTTTGCAGGAACCTCTAATACTTCAAAGGCTTCAACCCACAGAATGACTTTGACTTGACCCTTGCCCTGTATGGACCTTAAACACTTTTTAACAATTTTTACCCACTCGATTACACGAAGACCCTATTTTTGTTTATTCAGAAAATGGTAAAGGCCTTCCCTTTTTACAAAATAAAAGAGGTTTTATTTCGGTGAGAAAACAGTTTTAGGGTTTAGGAGGGGATTGCTTTAATCTGGTAATTTTTAAGGCCCAGTGAAATACAAGAAAGGCAAAAATTTCCTAATTGTGACTCTTTTTTCCTAGGTTTTTGGAAGACGGTTTCTTTCACCAAAAATTAAAAAAATTCTTTAATTACAGTCAGTTATGAAATTGCTCCTTTCTTTACTCATTTGATGTTTTATGATAATATGAACATACTTTTCGGAAGAAATTTAAGCTTTTGGAAAAGGTTTTCTTTCCTTTTATTGGGTTTTTTGGTTTCTTTTTTGCTTGTGGTTTTTTTTACGATCAATAGGTTGAAATCCGAAAAAGGGGTTATTGAGAATATTCGGTTGGGGAAGGCCGATGTGGGAATCGGGGGGTTTTCCTTTTTGCAGAACCAGGAGGGGGAGGTTCAATGGGAGGTAAAGGCAAAAAAAGCCGAAGTTTATAAGGAAAATCACTTGCTTTTTTTAAGGGACGTTCAGGCAAGCTTTATTTCCCCCGATGGGGAATGGATACGCTTAGAAGGAGAAACCGGCCAGATGGATACTCAAGCCCGTGATTTTTTTTTGGTGCAGAAGGAAGGTTTGGTAAAGGTAAAATTAAGTAATGGCGTTACCATTCTGACCGAACGGTTGGATTGGTCAAATAGTAAAAATGAGATTTCCTCAAATGATAATGTTCAGATTATGGGTCCTGGGTTTGAAATTAGAGGGGTGGGCCTTACGGCCAATGTGTATTCTCAGGAAGTTAGGATTCATCAAGATGTTCGAGCGTTTATTACCGGGGAAAGGGATTCTTTTTAATTTTATTGGACAGAATTAACGCGGCAAAATTTTTATTAATCAACCGGTTAAAGGGTGCTTTTTTCCCTTAGAAAATTTTAAAGACTTTTTAAAAAGAGTGTTTAGGGGTTCATGAGAAAAATGGTTGTTCCTTTTCCTTTTACCATCAAACCCCAGCTTTTTCCCAACGGGGGTGATTTTCAAAAACTCAAATTGAATTTTCCGGAGAGACCTCTAAGAAGAAGGGTAGGGCTCCTTTGTCTTATTTTCTTTGTCTTTTTTTTAATTGATGTTCCTTCCAAAACCTTTTCCAATCAATTTCCCAGCGGGTCTAGAGTCACTGAAGCGATAGGCACCAAGCAGATCAATATACGCTCAAATGAACTTGTTTTTTACGGTTCGGAAAATAAAGTTTTTTTTAAGGGAAATGTGGTTGTTGAGTATGAGGATATGATTTTGGAAGCTGATGATGTCCTGTTGTTCCTTCAACCGGGGCATGATTCTTCTGTTTCTCCTCAATTTTCTTTTTTAGGCCCCAGGGATGATCACCAGGTGGAAAAAATTGAAGCAGATGGCCATGTGGTGTTTCAGGGTGGGAATCATCGGGGTCGTTCGGAGCATGCGGAATTTTATAAAGAGGAGGGCAT
Protein-coding regions in this window:
- a CDS encoding LptA/OstA family protein; translation: MRKMVVPFPFTIKPQLFPNGGDFQKLKLNFPERPLRRRVGLLCLIFFVFFLIDVPSKTFSNQFPSGSRVTEAIGTKQINIRSNELVFYGSENKVFFKGNVVVEYEDMILEADDVLLFLQPGHDSSVSPQFSFLGPRDDHQVEKIEADGHVVFQGGNHRGRSEHAEFYKEEGIVILTGDPEVWEGESLLAGSKITVLLKERKSIVEESRVTLQPQEKEKKGLVTVE
- the lptC gene encoding LPS export ABC transporter periplasmic protein LptC, producing the protein MNILFGRNLSFWKRFSFLLLGFLVSFLLVVFFTINRLKSEKGVIENIRLGKADVGIGGFSFLQNQEGEVQWEVKAKKAEVYKENHLLFLRDVQASFISPDGEWIRLEGETGQMDTQARDFFLVQKEGLVKVKLSNGVTILTERLDWSNSKNEISSNDNVQIMGPGFEIRGVGLTANVYSQEVRIHQDVRAFITGERDSF